DNA from Streptomyces sp. NBC_01260:
CCAAGAGCGGTATGAAGGGCATCTGCCTGCGCGGTCTGCCCGGCTGGGGCGAGGTCATCGCTCCGCTGACCACCGTCGTCAACACCATGGGCGGCACCTGGTTCGACAAGGACTGGAACGCGAAACTCGACTCACCCGAGTTCAAGAATGCCGTCCAGTTCTACGTCGACCTGGTCAGGAAGCACGGCGAGTCGGGTGCGCCCCAGGCCGGCTACGCCGAGTGCCTCAACAACATGACGCAGGGCAAGACAGCCATGTGGTACGACGCCACCGCGGGCGCCGGGTCACTGGAGGCCTCCGGCTCCCCGGTCAAGGGCAAGGTCGGTTACGTGGCCGCGCCCGTCGAGAAGACGGACAGCTCCGGCTGGCTCTACACCTGGGCCTGGGGCATGCAGAAGGCCTCCAAGAAGACCGACAGCGCATGGAAGTTCATCTCCTGGGCCTCCGGCAAGGAGTACGAGAACCTCGTCGGCAAGACGGTCGGCTGGCCCGACGTGCCCGCCGGCAAGCGCGCGTCGACGTACTCCAACCAGGACTACCTGAAGGACGCCTCCGCGTTCGCGAGCGTCACCCGGCAGGCCATCTCCAGCGCGAACCCCCGCGACCCCGGCACCCAGCCGCGGCCGACCGTCGGCATCCAGTTCGTCGACATCCCGGAGTTCACCGATCTGGGCACCAAGGTCTCGCAGGAGATCAGCTCCGCCATCGCCGGCCGCCAGTCGGTGGCCGACGCGCTCAAGACCTCGCAGGCGCTCGCCGAAAAGGTCGGCAAGGAGCAGAAGTGAGTGCTTCGGTCTCCACCCCGCAACTCCCCGCCGCCGACGTGTCCGGTGCCCCCGTGCCCCGAAGCCCCCGAAAGGCTCCAGGCCGGGCGCGTGCCTGGGCCACCCGCGCCCCGCTGCTGCCCGCCCTGGTATTCCTGATCGCCGTGACCCAACTGCCTTTCGTGGCAACGGTGGTGATCTCGTTCTTCGACTGGAACTCGCTCTCGCCCGACGAGCGCAGCTTCAGCGCTTTCTCCAACTACGGGGAAGTGTTCAGCGACCCGAGTCTGCGCGACTCGGTGTTCACCACGGTCCTGCTCACCGCGAGCGTCGTGATCGTCAGCGTCGTGCTCGGACTCCTTCTCGCCCTGCTGCTCGACCGCGAGTTCATCGGCCGCGGGTTCGTCCGCACGCTGCTGATCACGCCGTTCCTGTTGGTACCCGTCTCGGCGGCGCTGATGTGGAAGCACGTGCTGTACAACCCCGAGTACGGCCTGCTGAACGGGGCCTGGGCATGGTTCACCGGACTGTTCGGCGTCGACAGCCCCGGACAGCCCGACTGGATCTCCGACATGCCGCTGGCCGCGGTCGCGACCGCCCTCGTCTGGCAGTGGACCCCGTTCATGATGCTCATTCTGCTCGCCGGGCTGCAGAGCCGGTCCGCCGAGCAGATGGAGGCCGCCCGGCTCGACGGCGCGAACGCCTGGCAGATGTTCTGCTACCTGACGCTGCCGCATCTGCGCCGCTATCTGGAGCTGGGCGTACTGCTCGGCTCGATCTACATCGTGCAGAACTTCGACGCGGTGTTCACCATCACCGCCGGCGGGCTCGGCACGGCCAACCTCCCCTACACGATCTATCAGACCTTCTACCAGGCTCACGCATACGGACTGGCGTCCGCCGCGGGCGTGGTCGTGGTGATCGGCACCATCGTCGTCGCGACCTTCGCCCTGCGCGTGGTCTCGTCCCTCTTCAGTGAGGAGGCGGGCCGCGCATGAGCACCCTGACCGCTCCGAACACCCCCGAGACGGCACCCCGGGACGCCGGCGGCCACGCCCGGGCGGCACGCAGGGGCAGGCGCCGCTCCGCCGCCCTCGGCCTGGTCGCCTGGACCGTCGGCATCGTCTTCTGCACACCCGCGCTCTGGATGCTGCTTACCTCCTTCCACTCGGAGGCCGACGCGGCGACCAACCCGCCCTCGCTCGGCGCGTCCCTCACACTCGACGGCTACCGGGTGTTCTTCGGCGCCGACGGCGGGGCGAGCCCCTGGCCTCCGCTGATCAACTCCGCGACCGCATCCGTCTTCTCCACGCTCTGCGTCCTGGTGCTGGCGCTGCCCGCCGCGTACGCGCTCTCCATCAAGCGGGTGGAGAAGTGGACGGACGTGATGTTCTTCTTCCTGTCCACGAAGATGCTGCCGGTCGTCGCGGGTCTGCTGCCCGTGTACCTGTTCGCCAAGAACACCG
Protein-coding regions in this window:
- a CDS encoding ABC transporter substrate-binding protein; this encodes MPHLQQRRSRLSVRLGTGAALTALLAGCSGAGGGTSSGGNDSINVLMVNNPQMVELQKLTADNFTKETGIEVHFTVLPENDVRDKITQDFSNQAGQYDVATISNFEVPFYAKNGWLHPLDAYSSKDKAFDQGDILKPLQESLTAEDGKLYAEPFYGESSFLMYRKDVFAEKNLKMPAKPTWQQVADLAAQADGAKSGMKGICLRGLPGWGEVIAPLTTVVNTMGGTWFDKDWNAKLDSPEFKNAVQFYVDLVRKHGESGAPQAGYAECLNNMTQGKTAMWYDATAGAGSLEASGSPVKGKVGYVAAPVEKTDSSGWLYTWAWGMQKASKKTDSAWKFISWASGKEYENLVGKTVGWPDVPAGKRASTYSNQDYLKDASAFASVTRQAISSANPRDPGTQPRPTVGIQFVDIPEFTDLGTKVSQEISSAIAGRQSVADALKTSQALAEKVGKEQK
- a CDS encoding carbohydrate ABC transporter permease, translating into MSASVSTPQLPAADVSGAPVPRSPRKAPGRARAWATRAPLLPALVFLIAVTQLPFVATVVISFFDWNSLSPDERSFSAFSNYGEVFSDPSLRDSVFTTVLLTASVVIVSVVLGLLLALLLDREFIGRGFVRTLLITPFLLVPVSAALMWKHVLYNPEYGLLNGAWAWFTGLFGVDSPGQPDWISDMPLAAVATALVWQWTPFMMLILLAGLQSRSAEQMEAARLDGANAWQMFCYLTLPHLRRYLELGVLLGSIYIVQNFDAVFTITAGGLGTANLPYTIYQTFYQAHAYGLASAAGVVVVIGTIVVATFALRVVSSLFSEEAGRA
- a CDS encoding carbohydrate ABC transporter permease, translating into MSTLTAPNTPETAPRDAGGHARAARRGRRRSAALGLVAWTVGIVFCTPALWMLLTSFHSEADAATNPPSLGASLTLDGYRVFFGADGGASPWPPLINSATASVFSTLCVLVLALPAAYALSIKRVEKWTDVMFFFLSTKMLPVVAGLLPVYLFAKNTATLDNIWFLVILYTSMNLPIAVWMMQSFLADVPVSIIEAAQVDGARLPTVLARVVAPVAAPGIAATSLICFIFSWNELLFARVLTGVTAQTAPVFLTSFVTSQGLFLAQLCAASVVVSLPVLAAGFAAQDKLVQGLSLGAVK